In a genomic window of Telopea speciosissima isolate NSW1024214 ecotype Mountain lineage chromosome 5, Tspe_v1, whole genome shotgun sequence:
- the LOC122661720 gene encoding prostaglandin E synthase 2-like yields the protein MRRVQSLASSILGRALLPALEGSSSSSAITTRVQTRLLQVALYNSCSGSSGRPRLFSDYGGRPGRAVSLGVAGAVSFSIAASSVVPNVYAKEPLASEFLPKDVVLYQYEACPFCNKVKAFLDYYDIPYKVVEVNPLNKKEIKWSDYKKVPILTVDGEQLVDSSDIIDKLSLKIHPEKSDDSIPDDDEEKKWRRWVDSDLVHVLSPNIYRSVSEALESFDYITSNGNFSFTEKITVKYAGAAAMYFVSKNLKKKHNITDERAALYKAAETWVDALNGRDYLGGSKPNLADLAVFGVLRPIRYLKSGGDMVENTQIGDWYTRMERAIGESSRIKA from the exons ATGAGGAGGGTTCAGAGTCTGGCCTCTTCTATCCTGGGACGAGCTCTGCTTCCAGCCCTTGAGggctcctcctcctcttctgcaATTACCACCCGTGTTCAGACTAGGCTTCTGCAGGTGGCGTTATACAACAGTTGTAGCGGCTCGTCTGGTCGGCCCCGGTTGTTCTCTGATTACGGTGGGCGACCTGGTCGAGCCGTATCTCTCGGTGTCGCCGGAGCCGTTTCCTTCTCCATCGCCGCTTCTTCAGTTGTTCCTAATGTATACGCAAAGGAGCCTCTCGCTTCAGAGTTCCTACCTAAAGATGTTGTACTTTACCAGTACGAAGCTTGCCCTTTCTGCAACAAGGTTAAAG CATTCTTAGATTATTATGATATACCATACAAAGTCGTTGAGGTGAATCCTCTCAATAAAAAGGAGATCAAGTGGTCTGATTATAAGAAGGTTCCTATATTGACTGTGGATGGTGAACAGCTGGTTGATTCATCAG ATATAATTGACAAGCTAAGTCTCAAGATTCATCCTGAAAAATCAGATGATTCTATTccagatgatgatgaagagaaAAAGTGGCGTAG GTGGGTTGATAGTGATTTGGTGCATGTCCTATCCCCAAACATATACCGAAGTGTTTCAGAGGCTCTTGAGTCGTTCGACTATATCACAAGCAATG GTAATTTCAGCTTCACAGAGAAAATAACAGTGAAATATGCAGGAGCTGCAGCTATGTATTTTGTCTCTAAGAATCTGAAGAAGAAACATAACATTACTGATGAACGTGCAGCACTGTACAAAGCTGCAGAGACTTGGGTGGATGCTCTAAATGGTCGGGATTATCTAG GAGGATCCAAGCCTAATTTGGCTGATCTTGCAGTCTTTGGTGTTTTAAGACCCATCAGATACCTGAAATCGGGTGGAGACATGGTGGAGAACACACAAATTGGTGATTGGTACACAAGAATGGAAAGAGCTATAGGTGAGTCTTCTAGGATCAAGGCCTAG